In the Budorcas taxicolor isolate Tak-1 chromosome 1, Takin1.1, whole genome shotgun sequence genome, tattcttttattatgGCCAGAGGCAAATGATTTAAGAAGGAAGAgatagaaaaggggaaaaatttttctacattgcttctcacatttttaatataagatatatattaaaTGATAGGAAATGTTAAAAATGAGTATCTGTTTAGAGGCACATTattctactgaaaaaaatctctgGCAGAGCAAATTAAAATGATGCTCTTTAAATATCTCCAAACTAACTAGCTACTTTAGGCAAATTATTGATTGTCAAAAGTGATCGGCACATcatggttgcttccatatttgttGTCTATGTCAGGGAATGGATGGTATGCTCTGCCAATTACTGACAGTATATAAAGGTCCATGGGAAGGAGAAGACACACACACTTCAGAACCATCGCCTTGCAGTCCACCTGAATCTGCTCCCCTTGACAACATGCGTTGTAACTACTACGGCAACTCCTATGGCTGTGGCTGCAGATTGAGCCCTTTTTATAGCTGTGGTTATGGAACCAGATATGGCTGTGGGTATGGGACTGGCTGTGGATATGGTTCAGGATATGGCTGTGGATTTAGCCCCTATTATGGCTGTGGATACAGGTCCCATTATGGCTGTGGTTATGGAACCAGATATGGCTGTGGATGTGGATCCTGCTGTGGCTGTGGATATGGCTCTTGCTATGACAGTTACAGGCCAGTCTGCTACAGGAGATGTTATTTTTCTTGCTGCTAGAACTTCACCACCTAAAACACCATTTATTTCTGAAACCACACATCTAAGATAATGCTGATTCAAGGATTGAAAAGTCATGATTTCTATATGCAAGAAATTACATGCAAGACAGAGCTTTCACCTTCAACTACCCATTCTTAAGATTGGCATCTTTGAGGTCAGAAGCTCCATGGGGGTATCATCTGTCTTTTTTCCCATATTAACCTTTACTCCCTTAATCTCTGACTCTCTGTAGTAATGATCCTAATACCCTATTGTTGAGGAAGTCCATTGTTATCAATAAAAATGCTTCACTGTTTCTAACAAATCTCTGTGTATTTGCTTGAGCATAATTTTTGTTTTGAGGTGTTATGGCCTCTATTGAAAACTGAGCAAATGTGAAGCTGAACTTTGAAGTCCTTCTTGATATAAGCGTTTCTTTTTATACCTGCATCAGAAATAATGTCTTTCCCACCTATTCTTGTTTTTCACAtacttcagatcagttcagttcagtcgctcagttgtgttcaactctttgcgactgcatgaatcgcagcacgccaggcctccttgtccatcgccaacttctggatttcactcagactcgcgtccgtcaagtcggtgatgccatcaagtcatctcatcttctgttgtccccttttcctcctgcccccaatccctcccagcatcacagtcttttccaatgagtcagctcttcgcatgaggtagccaaggtactggagtttcagctttagcatcattccttccaaagaacacctaggactgatctccttcagaatggactggttggatctccttgcagtccaagggactctcaagagtcttctccaacaccacagttcaaaagtatcaattctctggtgctcagcttagGCACTCACATATATAAGCAGAAATCTCAGTATTTCAGGACTGGGCTTTGCAAATCTCTCTGTGTCTGGGGTGGAGCCTGAGGTGAAAGAGTAGGAGGAATGATACTTTATTCATGAAGTTAATGCAAATTCCAGAATAAACAAGAGGTGGCCTGAGTACTTAAAGGAGTaatggaaaggaagggaaatttCCAGCATATATGAGAAATAAGAAGCAGAGATAGGTGTCAAACACATGAGACTAAAGAATACATGCAAAAGTCAAAACATTCTATCATATCATCTGATTTTGATGGAAATGCAAATGTATTTCTTTGTGTATATATTGATGTTGAAATTGTTTTTAATCACTTGGATGATTAATAGTTTTGAAAAGGTCTCATCTTAGACACTgagaataaagtagaaaaattatagaaaaaatttTCTACTCTCACAGTGTTTACATTCTAGTAGGTaaggaataaaagaatgaaaaataagataatttcaaACTGACAGTTGGGATGTGGGAATAAAACCGTTTAGTGGGAAAGCGAGTAAGGATTGAAGCATTAAAGAGATATTTCAGGGAGATATTTTCACCTTGTGAAATCTCATGTCAATTGCAAAGAAAGATTCAAAAGGGTAGTAGCAAATGTAAAGGGGAAAAGAAGTCCACGAAGTTTTGGAAGAATACGATTTAGTAAGCATGTATGAGACAGCTTACTTATCCAGTAAAGAGTCTTCACAAACTAACTCTTAACATACCTTCAAAATCTGAAACGGTGTGACTCCCTTAGTtaaagagggcttccttggtggctcagacagtaaagaatctgcctgcagcgcagacctggggtcaatccttgggttgggaagatcccctgcagaaggcaatgACTATCCAACCCAACATTCCTGCCTGAagtattccatggatagaggagcctggcaggctacagtccatggggttgcaaagagctggacacatctggacaactaacactttcatactttcACTAGTGAAAGAACACTTGAGACATCCAACTTAGTGAAATGACAAAATGGTGATAATCAATCAAAGTATCTATAAGTTTGTAAGTGACACACAAATATTTGAACAGAAATTTGACTTAATCTATCAATTTTTTATTAGAGAAATATTAATTGAGCCCAACTTATGTGCAAGGTATTACAACCAGAGCTGGTTATTCCATGATGCACAGAATAGAGGTGGTTCTGCAGGCATCATTAGGTATGGAGAGGCTTGAGTGAAAAGGTTTAGAATAATGCAATAAAGATGGAAGTCTTTTCAGTAAACCAGGGGAATTGTGGCCAGAAATTCTGCTTTGGCAGTGGCATTGAAAAGCAAAGTATCTATTGTAGAGAATTTGTGAGGCaaacttaaaatttcaaattgCAAGGAGGACAGGAAaggtaagaaaactgaagcataaTGATGATTGGAATgaagatatattttctttatgcCTATCATTCATGATTAAACATAGCAGAGTCAGAAGATTATACCAGTGatcaatagaagaaaaaaaaaaagtttgaatgaTTTCtcagctgaagaattaatgcctaATACTGAAAATTCTCAGAAATGAAATCAGAGGCTTGATGAAAGTTCCTTCTGAAGGCATTCAATAAAGTACTGGATCACTACTCATTTCACTGTTTTTGATATTTGAGTGTACAATAGAAGATTTCATGGTTCTTGTTGtaaaaaataacaagtattggaaTCTGCTTGATTATGAAAGATAGTAGTACACATAAGCAAGTGAGATAAGCAAAAATAACACACTCCCCaactttctggagaaggaaatggtaacccattcctgtactcttgcctggaaaatcccatggactgagagcctggtaggctacagtccatggggtcgcaaagagtcggacacgattgagcgactttcccttcccttcccttccccaactttaatatagaaaaagcaagagagttccagaaaaacatctacttctgctttattgactatgccaaagcctttgactgtgtggatcacaacaaactgtggaaaattctgaaagagatgggaataccagaactcCTTAgccatctcctgagaaatctgtatccaggtcaagaagcaatagttagaactggacatggaacaatgaactggttccaaattgggaaagcagtaaatcaaggctgtatactgttaccctgcttatgtaacttctaagcagagtacaccatgcaaatgccaggctggatgaagcacaagctgcaatcaagattggcgagagaaatatcaacaacctcagatatgcagataacaccacccttatggcagaaagtgaagaggaactgaagagcttcttgatgaaagtgaaagtggagaatgaaaaaattggcttaaaactcaacattcgaaaaactaagatcatggcatctggtcccatcagttcatggtaaatagatgggaaaacaatggaaacagtgagagactattttcttgggctccaaaatcactgcagatggtgactgcagccatgaaattaaaagacgcttgttccttggaagaaaatctaggaccaacctagacagcatattaaaaagcaaagtcattactttgccaacaaacgtccgtctactcaaagctatggtttttctagtagtcatggatAGATgagagatttggactataaagaaaactgaatgccaaagaattgatgcttttgaactgtgttgttggagaagactctcgagagtcccttggactgcaaagagatcagaccagtccatcctaaaggaaatcagtcctgaatattcattgaaaggacggatcctgaagctaaagctccaatactttggctacctgatgcgaagaactgactcattggaaaagaccctgatgctgcggaagattgaaggcaggaggacaatgggacaacagaggatgagatggtttgatggcctcaccaactcaatggacatgagtttgagcaagctctgggagttgatgatggaccaGTAccctggcttgctgtagtccatgaggtggcaaagaataggacattactgagcaactaaactgaactgaactgaaactttaagAAGTTACACATTTTTTGGCTACATGTTTGGCAATAGAAAGTTCATATGTTTAGTTTAGAGTGAGAAGGAAGAGTATGTTTGGATTTAGACATCCATAGAGAGAGAAACTTATTTGCAAACACACAGCTATACTGTAATGTTTCTGTTCTCAGTACTAGTGACATtctggattatttttcttttagttattaCATATTGTTCTGTGCCCTGGAGAATTAGGAGCATCCTTGAGTTCTACAACAAGATACCAATTGGTATCAGGAAGTAGGTATCTGGGTGAAGAACTCTGGCAAGACGTTACAATGattcaagaaaatgaagagacataTTTGTTTTCAAGTGATCAGAGGtagatgtgaaaataaaaaagaaaaagttaaggggagatttttttaacatttcctccCAAAcgttttaaaataagatatatattaAATGAAAGGAGGTTTTGAAAATGGGTATCTGTTACTGGGCACATGATTCTAGTGAGAAATTCTTTGGCagaggaaaattaaaatgatgcTCTTTAAGTGAAATGAGTCTCCAAAATAAGAAGCTATTTTAAGCAAAGCATTATTGGTCAACAGTGACTGGCTCATAATGTTGACTCCATATTTGCTGCCTATGTCTGGGTATGAATGGTATGCTCTGCCAATTACTGACAGTATGTAAAGGTCCAAGGGAAGGAGAAGACACACACACTTCAGAAACATCCTCTTGCAGTCCACCTGAATCCTCTTCCCTTGACAACATGTGTTGTAACTACTACGGCAACTCCTGTGGCTATGGCTGTGGAAACAGCTATAGCTGTGGGTTCAGCCCCTATTATAGCTGTGGTTATGGAACCAGATATGGCTGTGGATATGGTTCAGGATACGGCTGTGGATATGGTTCAGGATACGGATGTGGATATGGGACAGGATATGGCTGTGGATTTGGCCCCTATTATGGCTGTGGCTACGGAACCAGATATGGCTGTGGATATGGCTCTGGCTATGGCAGCTACTGGCCAGTTTGCTACAGGAGATGTTATTCTTCTTGCTGCTAGAACCTCACCATCTAAGCCCTTTTTTCTTCTGAGATGAAGTCTCTAAAGATAATGCCGATTCAAGGACTTATAACCCACGATTTCCACTTGCAAGAAATCACATGCCTGACAGAGGATTTGACCTGCAAATACCCACTTTAGATTGGCATCTTTGAGCCCTGAAGCTTCTTGGTAGTatctctgactcttctgcaaaTGTTCATCATTATTCTCTGATTCTCTGTTATGACTGTATTGATGATCCTAACAAAATCACTTGTTCTCAATAAAAATGATTCATTGTTTCTATCAAATCTCTGTGTACTTGCTTGTGAATTACTCTTTTTCCAGGCATTGTAGACTCAGTTGAAAACTGGGCAAACATGATGCATGAAGTTTGAGTTCTTCTTTGATGTAATGCAAACATTTCTTTCCATATCTGCGTCAGAAATAATGTCTTCTCCACCTGTTTCTTGTATCTCATGCACTCTGGCACTCACAGATCCAAGC is a window encoding:
- the LOC128052100 gene encoding keratin-associated protein 21-1-like — encoded protein: MCCNYYGNSCGYGCGNSYSCGFSPYYSCGYGTRYGCGYGSGYGCGYGSGYGCGYGTGYGCGFGPYYGCGYGTRYGCGYGSGYSCGFSPYYGCGYGTGYGYGSGYGCGFSPYYGCGYGSHYGCGYGTRYGCGYGSRYCSYRPVCYRYSSCC